The following are encoded in a window of Balaenoptera ricei isolate mBalRic1 chromosome 1, mBalRic1.hap2, whole genome shotgun sequence genomic DNA:
- the LOC132350189 gene encoding heat shock factor-binding protein 1-like — protein sequence MAEAEPKTVQDLTSGVQTLLQQMQDKFQTMFDQIIGRIDDMSSRIDGLEKNIADLMTQAGVEELDGESKIPATQKS from the coding sequence ATGGCAGAGGCTGAACCCAAGACCGTGCAGGATCTCACCTCGGGGGTGCAGACACTCCTGCAACAGATGCAAGATAAATTTCAGACCATGTTTGACCAGATCATTGGAAGAATTGATGACATGAGCAGTCGCATTGATGGCCTGGAGAAAAACATCGCAGACCTCATGACACAGGCCGGGGTGGAAGAGCTGGACGGGGAAAGCAAGATCCCTGCCACACAGAAGAGTTGA